In Mustela nigripes isolate SB6536 chromosome 2, MUSNIG.SB6536, whole genome shotgun sequence, a single window of DNA contains:
- the LRRC15 gene encoding leucine-rich repeat-containing protein 15, which produces MPLKHYLLLLVGCQAWSAGLAYYGCPSECTCSRASQVECSGARIVAVPTPLPWNAMSLQILNTHITELSESPFLNISALIALRIEKNELSHIMPGAFRNLGSLRYLSLANNKLQVLPIGLFHGLNNLESLLLSSNQLVQIQPAHFSQFSNLKELQLHGNHLEYIPDGVFDHLVGLTKLNLGKNSLTHLSPRIFQRLGNLQVLRLYENRLSEIPMGTFDGCGNLQELALQQNQIGMLSPGLFHNNRNLQKLYLSNNHISQLPPGIFMQLPQLNRLTLFGNSLKELSPGIFGPMHNLRELWLYDNHITSVPDNVFSNLRQLQVLILSRNQINYISPDAFNGLAELRELSLHTNALQELDGSVFRMLVNLQNISLQNNRLRQLPGNIFAHVNGLMTIQLQNNQLENLPMGIFDHLGNLCELRLYDNPWRCDSDILPLHNWLLLNKPRLGTDTLPVCFSPPSVRGQSLIIINVNAVVPSVQVPVIPEVPSYPESPQYPDTPSYPDTTSISTTDFTSPMEDYTDLTTIEVTEDRGTWGMTQAQSGLAIAAIVIGIIALVCSLVACICCCCCKKRDHTVLMQMKAPNEC; this is translated from the coding sequence ATGCCGCTGAAACATTACCTTCTTCTGCTGGTGGGCTGCCAAGCCTGGAGTGCAGGGCTGGCCTACTATGGCTGTCCCAGTGAGTGCACCTGCTCCAGGGCCTCCCAAGTGGAGTGCTCGGGGGCACGCATCGTGGCGGTGCCCACCCCCTTGCCCTGGAATGCCATGAGCCTGCAGATCCTCAACACACACATCACCGAACTCAGTGAATCCCCGTTCCTCAACATCTCAGCCCTCATCGCGCTGAGGATCGAGAAGAATGAGCTGTCTCACATCATGCCTGGTGCCTTCCGTAACCTAGGCTCCCTGCGTTACCTCAGCCTTGCCAACAACAAGCTTCAGGTTCTGCCTATTGGCCTCTTCCACGGCCTGAACAACCTTGAGTCACTCCTTCTGTCCAGCAACCAACTGGTGCAGATCCAGCCGGCACACTTCTCCCAGTTCAGCAACCTCAAAGAGCTACAGCTGCATGGCAATCACCTGGAATATATCCCCGATGGCGTCTTTGACCACCTGGTGGGCCTCACAAAGCTCAATCTAGGCAAGAATAGCCTCACCCACCTCTCGCCCAGGATTTTCCAGCGCCTGGGCAATCTCCAGGTCCTCCGGTTGTATGAGAACAGGCTCTCTGAAATCCCCATGGGCACATTCGATGGGTGTGGAAACCTCCAGGAGCTGGCCCTCCAGCAGAACCAGATTGGTATGCTCTCCCCTGGCCTCTTCCACAACAACCGTAACCTCCAGAAGCTCTATCTGTCCAACAACCACATCTCCCAGTTGCCTCCTGGCATCTTCATGCAGCTGCCCCAGCTCAACCGTCTCACCCTTTTTGGGAATTCCCTGAAGGAGCTCTCTCCGGGGATCTTTGGGCCGATGCACAACCTGCGTGAGCTTTGGCTCTACGACAACCACATCACTTCTGTCCCGGACAACGTCTTCAGCAACCTCCGCCAGCTGCAGGTGCTGATCCTCAGCCGTAACCAGATCAACTACATCTCCCCAGATGCCTTCAACGGGCTGGCGGAGCTTCGGGAGCTGTCCCTCCACACCAACGCACTGCAAGAGCTGGACGGGAGCGTCTTCCGCATGCTGGTCAACCTGCAGAACATCTCCTTGCAGAACAACCGCCTCAGACAGCTCCCTGGGAATATCTTTGCCCACGTCAATGGCCTCATGACCATCCAGCTGCAGAACAACCAGCTGGAGAACCTGCCCATGGGCATCTTTGATCACCTGGGGAACCTGTGTGAGCTGCGGCTCTATGACAACCCCTGGAGGTGTGACTCAGACATCCTTCCGCTCCACAATTGGCTCCTGCTCAACAAGCCCAGGCTGGGGACGGATACTCTTCCGGTGTGTTTCAGCCCACCCAGCGTCCGAGGTCAGTCCCTCATCATTATCAACGTCAATGCGGTTGTCCCCAGTGTCCAGGTCCCAGTGATCCCTGAGGTGCCCAGTTACCCGGAGTCACCACAGTACCCAGACACACCCAGCTACCCTGATACCACCTCCATCTCCACCACTGACTTCACCAGCCCCATGGAGGACTACACCGATCTGACCACCATCGAGGTCACCGAAGACCGTGGCACATGGGGCATGACCCAGGCCCAGAGTGGGCTGGCCATCGCTGCCATTGTCATCGGCATCATTGCCCTGGTCTGTTCTCTGGTTGCCTGCATCTGCTGTTGCTGTTGCAAGAAGAGGGACCACACAGTCCTAATGCAGATGAAGGCACCCAATGAGTGCTAA
- the CPN2 gene encoding carboxypeptidase N subunit 2, with protein MLYGAWLCWAGLLLLARPSRPCPAGCDCFIQEVFCSDEGLAAIPPDIPPHATDIIFVQTSLTTVGARAFSGSPNLTKVVFLNTQLQHFGPDAFGGLPRLEDLEITGSAFSNLSADAFSNLTSLGEFTLNFNALEALPEGLFQQMRALESLQLQGNRFQSLPGRLFRPLRGLKALNLAQNLLSRLPEELFEPLGSLQSLKLSNNVLSGLPPSVFSQLGCLRELFLDGNAIRELPPGVFAGLFQLEKLWLQRNAIGHLPLSVFSSLGNLTFLNLQGNALQGLPAGLFAPTPALLGLSLSYNRLEAISEDAFANLSSLSSLTLSHNALTHLPAGVFRNLQELVRLYLGSNNLTTLHPALFQNLSKLELLSVSRNLLTTLPEGIFDTNYNLFNLALHGNPWQCDCHLAYLFGWLREYSDRLFNMQTYCAGPTYLKGQLLPTLQEEQLVCPVTGNRLGFQAPGSEDGELGGPWDLDAEERAVGSRCTYSNPEGTVVLACDGEDRCRWLNVQLSPRPGSGPPALTFNGSQHWDLKSSCGSVRITVAIEARPEGS; from the coding sequence ATGCTGTACGGAGCCTGGCTGTGCTGGGCCGGCCTCCTGCTCCTGGCCAGGCCCTCCCGGCCCTGCCCTGCGGGCTGTGACTGCTTCATCCAGGAGGTGTTCTGCTCTGATGAAGGGCTGGCCGCCATCCCTCCAGACATTCCGCCCCATGCCACAGACATCATCTTTGTACAGACCTCGCTCACCACGGTGGGAGCTCGGGCCTTCAGCGGCAGCCCCAACCTGACCAAGGTGGTTTTCCTCAACACGCAGCTCCAGCACTTCGGGCCCGACGCCTTTGGGGGGCTGCCCAGGCTGGAGGACCTAGAGATCACCGGCAGTGCCTTTTCCAACCTCAGCGCTGACGCCTTCTCCAACCTGACCTCCCTGGGGGAGTTCACCCTCAACTTCAACGCGCTGGAGGCTCTGCCCGAGGGCCTCTTCCAGCAGATGCGCGCCCTGGAATCTCTCCAGCTGCAGGGTAACCGGTTCCAGAGCCTGCCCGGGAGGCTCTTCCGGCCTTTGAGAGGGCTGAAAGCCCTCAACCTGGCCCAGAACCTGCTGTCCCGCTTGCCTGAGGAGCTGTTCGAGCCCCTGGGGAGCCTGCAGAGCCTGAAGCTGAGCAACAACGTGCTCTCCGGCCTGCCCCCCAGTGTGTTCAGCCAGCTGGGCTGCCTGCGGGAGCTCTTCCTTGACGGCAATGCCATCAGGGAGCTGCCACCAGGAGTATTCGCGGGGCTCTTCCAGCTGGAGAAGCTGTGGCTGCAGCGCAATGCCATCGGCCACCTACCGCtttctgtcttctcctctctgggcAACTTGACCTTCCTGAACCTGCAGGGGAATGCGCTGCAGGGGCTGCCTGCCGGCCTCTTCGCGCCCACCCCGGCCCTGCTCGGCCTGTCTCTGTCCTACAACAGGCTGGAGGCCATCAGCGAGGATGCCTTTGCCAACCTGTCCAGCCTCAGTTCCCTGACTCTGTCGCACAACGCCCTCACCCATCTCCCCGCCGGCGTCTTCAGGAACCTGCAGGAGCTGGTCAGGCTCTACCTGGGCAGCAACAACCTGACGACCTTGCACCCAGCGCTCTTCCAGAACCTGTCCAAGCTGGAGCTGCTCAGCGTCTCCCGAAACCTCCTGACCACGCTCCCCGAGGGCATCTTCGACACGAACTACAACCTGTTCAACCTGGCCCTGCACGGCAACCCCTGGCAGTGCGACTGTCACCTGGCCTACCTCTTTGGCTGGCTGCGTGAGTACAGCGACCGGCTCTTCAACATGCAGACCTACTGCGCTGGCCCCACCTACCTGAAGGGCCAGCTCCTGCCCACCTTGCAGGAGGAACAGCTGGTGTGTCCCGTCACCGGCAACCGTCTGGGCTTCCAGGCCCCAGGGTCAGAGGACGGAGAGCTGGGGGGCCCCTGGGACCTGGATGCGGAGGAGAGGGCGGTTGGGAGCCGGTGCACCTACAGCAACCCTGAGGGCACTGTGGTGCTTGCCTGTGATGGCGAGGATCGGTGCCGCTGGCTGAATGTCCAGCTATCCCCCAGGCCGGGGTCAGGTCCCCCGGCACTAACGTTCAATGGCAGCCAGCACTGGGACTTGAAGTCGAGCTGCGGCTCCGTGAGGATCACCGTGGCCATTGAGGCCCGGCCAGAGGGGAGCTAG